The following proteins are encoded in a genomic region of Ornithodoros turicata isolate Travis chromosome 6, ASM3712646v1, whole genome shotgun sequence:
- the LOC135398472 gene encoding uncharacterized protein K02A2.6-like, whose translation MKAVARSHVWWPGLDRDVVEAVRGCQICQEQQHMPKRTEMTSWPFPEKPWSRLHVDFGRPFKGRFFFVVVDAFSKWVEVLPVTSPSSTATIACLRDIFATHGIPDLIVSDKGAAFVSSEYRKFLKRNNIKQLQIPPYHPASNGAADRVVQTVKSKLKKSAAGDFKTQIAIEVLTTPPFTTSCSHWTYTSRTFDGKEVEDCVGQA comes from the coding sequence ATGAAGGCTGTGGCGAGGAGTCATGTGTGGTGGCCAGGCCTGGACCGTGACGTCGTGGAAGCTGTTCGGGGCTGCCAGATTTGCCAAGAGCAGCAGCATATGCCAAAACGTACCGAAATGACCTCGTGGCCATTCCCAGAGAAGCCATGGTCACGCCTTCATGTCGATTTCGGCCGtccatttaaaggacgattttTTTTCGTAGTGGTGGACGCTTTCTCCAAGTGGGTCGAGGTGTTGCCCGTGACATCTCCGTCTTCAACAGCAACTATTGCCTGTCTTAGGGACATTTTTGCAACACATGGGATCCCAGACCTCATTGTGTCTGACAAGGGTGCAGCATTTGTGAGCAGTGAGTACCGCAAGTTTTTAAAGCGGAATAACATCAAGCAACTCCAAATTCCACCATATCATCCGGCGTCAAATGGAGCAGCTGATAGAGTGGTGCAGACTGTTAAATCTAAGCTGAAGAAAAGTGCAGCAGGAGACTTTAAAACGCAGATAGCGATCGAGGTTCTTACTACACCACCGTTCACAACCTCATGCAGTCACTGGACGTACACCAGCCGAACTTTTGATGGGAAAGAAGTTGAAGACTGCGTTGGACAAGCGTAA
- the LOC135397835 gene encoding uncharacterized protein LOC135397835: MSQVKSILQKFATSKIKRRLSFAANVKNPDDEPIPPPEAFIAKRPSLSNLGQSTGGGQGNAAVGPAPAAAPARPGGRMQVEVVRDQDGILSDALGGDAAAAIPLLLCVGLCLCLVAGGFIIVLQALSGTTSSESLETTVSGTNLTSAKMTKPNPGGRRGDEGPILTEPSADTVVSTVQSHSNEYQDGTTGDSSR, translated from the exons ATGTCCCAAGTGAAAAGTATCCTGCAGAAATTCGCAACGTCTAAGATCAAGCGCAGGCTATCCTTCGCAGCAAATGTTAAAAATCCGGATGACGAACCGATCCCACCACCAGAGGCTTTCATTGCGAAACGGCCG AGCTTGAGCAATTTGGGACAATCAACAGGCGGTGGTCAAGGAAACGCGGCAGTGGGACCCGCCCCCGCTGCTGCCCCGGCTCGCCCTGGTGGTCGAATGCAGGTGGAAGTGGTGCGTGACCAAGACGGCATCCTCTCGGACGCCCTCGGTGGAGACGCCGCTGCAGCCATACCGCTCCTGTTGTGCGTGGGCCTCTGCTTGTGCCTTGTCGCAGGGGGTTTCATCATCgtactgcaggcactgtccggAACCACATCGAGCGAATCGTTGGAGACCACCGTCAGTGGTACAAATCTCACCAGCGCCAAGATGACTAAACCGAACCCAGGCGGCAGGCGGGGAGACGAGGGCCCTATATTGACCGAGCCTTCTGCAGATACTGTTGTGTCGACAGTCCAATCCCATTCGAACGAATATCAGGATGGTACCACAGGCGACTCCTCAAGATAG